From a region of the Xyrauchen texanus isolate HMW12.3.18 chromosome 47, RBS_HiC_50CHRs, whole genome shotgun sequence genome:
- the LOC127639148 gene encoding uncharacterized protein LOC127639148 yields the protein MHIKTGTWESSNGVCESDPLCDPAVLVSPSKPEPQIRNRRLSPGSGSCGGGGGGCSSRMEKPSRQASPINSEGFLNGPGHIYTPNRDRERRGPNKGRSFRRDGLRPSRTGQNQTQKERWVENSVSLLKPPPAFPVKDSPAKLQPAVSYASKVKAGGGSVGAAEEPPGIGVLLQNQWGLSFISDGPVADVPQAILENSPIVHPVAGDVTEKPAESSSEYLPIQFPRGSERSEELLLSCRHLEEALEYHTREWKAILWGQKQDPARVVWYNDTLESPA from the exons ATGCATATCAAAACAG GTACATGGGAGTCAAGCAATGGTGTGTGTGAGTCCGACCCCTTGTGTGATCCGGCCGTCCTAGTGTCACCCTCTAAACCCGAACCACAGATCCGAAACCGTCGCCTCTCCCCCGGCTCTGGCAGCTGCGGTGGGGGAGGAGGGGGCTGTTCATCCAGGATGGAGAAACCATCTCGTCAAGCCTCGCCGATCAACTCGGAAGGTTTTCTTAACGGGCCAGGCCACATTTACACCCCCAATCGGGACAGAGAGCGGCGTGGCCCAAATAAAGGAAGAAGCTTTCGGAGAGATGGGCTGAGGCCATCCAGAACCGGTCAGAATCAGACACAAAAGGAAAGATGGGTAGAAAACAGCGTGTCTTTGCTCAAACCTCCTCCTGCTTTTCCAGTGAAAGACAGCCCTGCCAAGCTGCAGCCGGCTGTCAGCTATGCTTCCAAGGTTAAGGCAGGGGGAGGTTCTGTTGGGGCAGCCGAGGAGCCCCCGGGTATCGGGGTCTTGCTTCAGAACCAGTGGGGTCTCAGCTTTATCAGCGATGGCCCAGTGGCAGATGTGCCACAGGCAATTCTGGAGAATAGTCCAATTGTCCACCCGGTCGCTGGAGACGTTACTGAAAAACCAGCCGAGTCCTCTTCAGAGTATCTGCCCATTCAGTTTCCAAGAGGCTCTGAGAGGTCAGAGGAACTGCTGCTCAGCTGCCGCCACCTGGAGGAAGCATTGGAGTATCACACACGCG aatggAAGGCAATATTATGGGGTCAAAAACAAg ATCCTGCAAGGGTTGTTTGGTACAATGACACCCTGGAGTCACCAGCTTAG